From Dioscorea cayenensis subsp. rotundata cultivar TDr96_F1 chromosome 13, TDr96_F1_v2_PseudoChromosome.rev07_lg8_w22 25.fasta, whole genome shotgun sequence, the proteins below share one genomic window:
- the LOC120274793 gene encoding AP-3 complex subunit sigma — translation MIRAVIVMNTQGKPRLTKFYDFQPPEKQQEMIRKVYGVLCNRPENVSNFIQADDIFGPDCKIVYKHLATLYFIFVFDSSENELAMLDLIQVFVETLDRCFKNVCELDVVFNFNKMHTILNEIILGGQVLETSSEEVMKAIEEVSRLEKSTSAVSLIPKAVSGKLGR, via the exons ATGATCCGAGCAGTCATTGTGATGAACACCCAGGGCAAACCCCGGCTCACCAAGTTCTATGACTTCCAG CCGCCAGAGAAGCAGCAGGAGATGATCCGTAAGGTTTATGGAG TTTTGTGCAATAGACCAGAGAATGTCAGCAATTTCATTCAAGCTGATGATATCTTCGGCCCT GATTGCAAGATCGTGTACAAGCATTTAGCAACTCTCTATTTCATCTTTGTATTTGATAGTTCCGAGAATGAACTTGCTATGCTTGACCTTATACAAG TCTTTGTCGAAACACTTGACAGATGCTTCAAGAATGTTTGTGAGCTCGACGTTGTTTTCAATTTTAACAAG ATGCATACTATATTGAATGAGATAATTCTCGGAGGGCAGGTGCTGGAAACAAGTTCGGAAGAAGTGATGAAAGCTATCGAGGAGGTATCGAG GCTTGAAAAATCTACGTCCGCAGTGAGTCTGATCCCCAAGGCTGTTTCAGGAAAGCTCGGGCGATAA